The window ATAGCCCCCGAGACGGCGAGATTCGCGCCGACGAGCGCCGCGACGAAGACGCGCGGCAGGCGGATGTTCCAGACGATCAGGCTCCGGCGGTTCATCTCCGGCACCTCCGCGCCCAACAGGAACGCCTCCCACGCCTCCCGGCGCAGGACCACGTTCGGGTCGAAGACGGCCCGCCACGCCTCGACGACCGTCATCGAGAACGTGCCGTAGCTGACCTGCACGAGGCCGCCCGCGACAACTACGGCGACGCTCCCGAGACAGACCGCGACGAGCGACCGGTCGATCCAGCCGAGCGGTCGGTGTCGCTCACGATTCCGGCCCGGCGTCTCCGCGTCGTACTCGCTCGCCACGGTCAGTCACCCACCACCGTCTCGCGGTCGAGATACGCCCGGATCGCCGCGTCGTCCATCGCGTCGAGGAGTCTGTCCGCACCGATTCCGTCGACGGCCGCTGCCGGGTCGAGGTGTTCGGCGAGTCGTGCCTGTCCGTCCTCGGCGCGGGTCGTCTCCTCGTTCGTGTCGATGTAGGAGTCGCGCGCCTCGGCGATGGCCCTCGCTCGGACGCGTCGGTAGCGCTCCGAGTCCGTGTCGACCGGCGCGTCGGCGTGGTGGTCGTCGAACCACTCCACCCAGCGCGCGCGGTCGGCCCACTCGGCGTCCAGTTCCGCCGTTCTCCGGGTCCAGTCGACGCGCTCGGTCGCCACTGCCTCCCACCACCCGTCGTCGATGCGGGCGTCGGCGACGACTCGTCGACCGACTCGTGCGCCGCGCCCGGCGGCGATCATCGCCTGTGTGTCCTCGGGGGACGGCGAGACGACGTAGAGACCGTCGACCGGCGTCGTCCCGTCGTGGGCGGCGCAGTCGTCGCGCAACTGGGCGTCGTCCGAGGGGTCGGTGAACAGATCGGCCGCCGCGTCCAGGTCCCGCAGGTAGTCGGCGTCGTACCGGGTCGCGGTCACGACCCGACTCGCGGTGACGGGATCACCCGACTGCGGGCGGACGCGGAAGTGTGGTTCCTCTGTGTCGGCGGCCTCCCCAGTCTCGGCCGGGGCGTCGACGCGTTCGACCGACTCGACGAGATTCGGTTCGATCACACAGCCGGCGGTCTCGGCGTGGTCGTGACACAGTTCGGCGAACGTCTCGGCGTCGACGCCCGCCGGGAAGCCGAGGTAGTTCTCCAGGTGTGCACACCGGGCGATGGAGGACCTGCCACGGTCGAACAGGAGGGTGTCGAGTCCCGCTCGCGCCGTGAACACGCCGACCGCACAGCCCGCCGGCCCGCCGCCGACGACCACCACGTCGTGCTCGGGGGTCATCTCACAGCTCCCCGTTCACGACCTCGACGACGCGTTCCCGGTCGAACAACTCACCCTCGAAGTCGTAGAGCTGTTCGGCGGTGCGTTCGGTCAGCACCATGTTCGTGATCGGCCCCTGGTACAGACCGCCGGCCCGGTAGACGTCGCCGTTCTGCACCGCGGTCAGATCGCTCGCGGTCGGGTGCTCCTCCAGGAAGGAGACGACGCTGTCGCGGAACTCGCTCTCGGACTTCGACTCGTAGCCGCGGAGCAGGAGGACCGGCGGGTCGACCTCCAGCAGCGTCTCCAGGTCGATGGCGGCGCGACTGCCGTGGAAGTCCTTGATGTCGGTACTGGCGAGTGCGTCCCGGACCCCGAGGTCGCGCAGGTGTTTGAAGCCGGTCCCCTCCCCGACGATGTAGGGGTAGAACTCCTCCGGTTCGTCGCCGACGCCCCACAGGACGGCCACGTCGGGGCGGTCCGCGCTGCCGGGGACGACGGGTGCGAGGTTCGACTGGAAGTCGTCGTGGATCGACTCGAACGCCTCGTAGCGGTCGTGGCGGTCGAACACGCGAGAGAGCTTCTCGAAGCCCTCGTACAGGGAGTAGTAGCGGTAGTCCTCGTGCCACGGGTAGTGTTGGGCGTAGATACAGTTGCCGAACAGCGGGCCGATTCGGTCCTCGACCTCGGCCACGTCGCTCTCCGCCCACCCCTTGAACCGGTTCTGGAGGAAGTTCGGGTCCATCACGTGGACGTCGGCGTTCAGTTCGTAGAACAGTTCCTTGCTCACGCCGTCCTGGTACAGCGACACCATGTCGCTCGTGTCCACCGAGAGGTCCGGAATCGCGTCGTAGTACTGCGTGTGGTACCGGTTCGTGAGCCACACCGCCTTCGGCGGTTCGAGGCCGAGCGCGATCCCCATGTCGGCCCAACTCCCGTTGTTGGCGACCCACGTCTCCGGCACCGAGTCGAAGGTGACCTCGCCGACCGGTTCGATGGACACCGAGTACGACTCGGCCTCGGGCGTCGCGGTCGCCGTCTCGGACGGCGTCGCGGTGTCGGTCGCGTCGCTCTCCGTCGCCGGGGTGTCCCCCTCGCCGGTACACCCGGCGAGCAGTGCCCCGACGCCGAGCGCACCGGCGTACTGCAGGTAGTCGCGTCGTGTCGGTCCGTCTGAACCGTCGCGTGCTCCAGCCATACGATTTAGGCTCACCTAAAGGTACAAGTGGGTTTCGAAGTTTAGGGGCCCCTAAATCGTGTGAACCGTCGACAGGAGTCGCCGACGGGAGGGCGTCGTGGTCCCGCAGACCCGTGTCTGCGGTCGGGACTCACTCGGCCTCGCCAGTCCGTCTCCCGGTCAGTTCCTCGATGCGGAACTCGTAGATAGTCGCCGCCAGGTCGTCCACGTCCTCGCCGAACACCCGGAGCGGGTCGTACAGGTCGTTGACCACCGCATCGGAGAAGTCGTCCTGTGTGGCGTCGGGGAGTTCGTGGACCGTCCCGCGTGCCAGCACGCTCCACGAGCGGTCGTCCTCGGTCGTGTCGTAGACGACGAACGTCGCCCGGTCGGTCGAATCGAGGTAGTCCAGTTTCTCGCTGTCGTCGTGGACACCGAGACGGATCAGCAGTCGCTCGCCGTCGAAGTGGTAGCCCACCGGGACCGCGTAGGCGTCGCCGGCGTCCGCCAGCGAGAGGACGCCAGTGGTGCGACTCCGGAGGTAGTCGGCGAGTTCGGCCTCGTCCATCCCGAACGTGTAGACGTACTCGACGTGTTCCATACCCACAGTACGTCGGCCAGCAGGAAGAAGCCGCGCCCGTCTCGACCGGTGTCGACTCTCCCGGCAGTCTCAACGCGGGGTGCGGTGGCGAGTCTATCGTCAGTCTCGACACAGAGTGCGGTGTCGACTCAGAGCCACGGCGCGCGTGACTCGTCCTCGCCGGGGTAGCCGTAGCCCGTCTCGTCGCTCTCGTCGTCGCCGCCGTCGGCCATCGCGTCCGCCTCGGGGCGGACCGGGCCGTACTCCGGGGCCTCGGGATCGACACCGGTCGGCTCCGGACTCGGGACGTCCGAGACCGGGACGTCGTCGGTCGATTGCGGCACCTCCTCGCTCCCGTCTGCGACGCCACGGTCCAGCGCGAACAGCGCCGTCACGCCCATGACGCCGAGGGCGACCGGCGCGTCCGGGTGCCAGACGCCCGAGACCGACAGCGCGAGGACGCCGAGGGCGACCGCACTGCCGAACCGGAACAGGTCGAGGTCGACCGCGCCACGCAGACGCGGGCCGAGCAGGGCGACCAACAGCGCGAAGCCGACGCCGACGCCGGCCGCCGCCGCACCGCGGACGACCTGCATCGCCTCCGGTTCGAAGACCAACGCCGAACTCGGCATCTGGAGTGCCGCGACGAGACCGAGGCCGATGATGATCCCCGGGCGTGGGAGGTACTCGCCGATCTCCGCGCTCGCCGTCTTCGCCGCGATCGAGAGGATCACCAGGCCGGCGAAGCGGTGGAACAGTTGCGTGTCGATGACCTGATCCAGCGTCGGGGCCAGTGCGGCCTCGACTGCCGCCAGCGGGATCAAGAACAGCCCGAGCGTCAGGACCGCCGTGACCTGTTCTCTCCGAGTCCCCTCCATGTCGGCGAGGATGACCGCGACCGTGGCGGACCCACCGAAGATCAGGAGGCCGACCTCGACGACGCCGGTCCACGTCGCCACCGCACCGGCGAGGATCATCGCCGGGAAGATACCGTCGACCAGCGGGAGCGCCATGACGGTAGCCAGCAGCTTGGTCGCGCCGCCGACCTGTCGTTCGAGCCGTAACGCGATCGGGTGTTGCGAGACGCTCATTCCGGGTTACGGGCGGCCGTCACCGTCGGCCAAACGGCGATATGAAGACAACACTCCCGAATCGAGGAGTCGGAGTCCGAAGGTCCCGTCGAACCGCTGTTTGAGTGTGTGCCACATCGCTGTAAACGGAATGCCGGAGAAAGTGGTCGTCTGACCGGCAGTGCGCGATGCGACGGAGTTGACGGGTGCCATATTCCAGTACAATCGCACTGACCTATTAAGCGTTGTGTGGGACGTGTCCGCATTCACCATTCGTATCCCCACCACGGATATAAGAAGCGCCGAGGGTTCGTAGCTTTTCGTGCGAGTATTTCGAGGATCGTTCGGTTCTCGACCGCCCATCGGGCGAATATTGCACGAACTGTGGAACCGTGATAGATTCGGTCTCGCGTGGGCTCGGATCGGGCGGTCGAGTCGGGTGTCCCACCGGTCGCCGGTTCGACCGGGGGGACTCGATAGGCACATTCGTGGACATCTCGGCTGACGACAGTGGCAGACACCCACAGGGACGTGCCGTCTCGGAACGTTTTTGTTGCCGGCTACGGGACGACTTATATGGCGAACGACGTTCCCGAGCGAGACCCCTTCTCGGAGAAACTACGAGTACCGGAGGCACTGACGTTCGACGACGTGCTGCTCCGCCCGATGGAGAGCCGAGTCGAACCCGACGACGCCGACGTCTCGACACGCGTGTCGAAGGGCGTCGAACTGACGATTCCGATCCTCTCGGCGGCGATGGACACCGTCACCGAGGCGGAGATGGCCATCGGGATGGCCCGCGAGGGCGGGCTCGGCGTGCTCCACCGGAACATGCCGGTGGACGTGATGGAAGCCCAGATTCGGCAGGTGAAGCGCGCGGACGAACTCGTCATCCAGCGCGAGGACGTGGTGACGGCCAGTCCCGCCCAGACCGTGCGCGAGGTCGACGAGATGATGGAACGCGAGGGCGTCTCCGGTGCCCCGGTCGTCGCCGACGACGACACGGTGCTGGGGATCATCTCCGGGACCGACATCCGACCGTACCTCGAAGTCGGCGACCGCGACGAGGTGCGCGAGGCGATGACCGACGAGGTCATCACCGCCGGGCAGGACGTGACCGCCCGCGAGGCGCTGGAACTGATGTACGACTACAAGATCGAGCGCGTCCCCATCGTGGACGACGAGGACCGCCTGGTCGGTCTCGTCACGATGCAGGGCATCCTCCAGCGCCGAGAACACGAGGACGCCGCCCGCGACGACGCCGGACGCCTGCGCGCCGGCGTCGCCGTCGGTCCCTTCGAGGACGAACGCGCCGTCGCGGCCGACGAGGCTGGCGCGGACGTGCTGTTCATCGACTGTGCCCACGCGCACAACCTGAACGTCATCGACTCGGCGCGAGCCATCGCGGAGTCCGTCGAGGCGGACGTGGTCGTCGGGAACGTCGGCACCAGCGAGGCCGCCGAGGCCTGCGTCGACTTCGCGGACGGCCTGAAGGTCGGCATCGGGCCGGGATCGATCTGTACGACCCGCGTGGTCTCGGGTGCCGGGATGCCCCAGATCACGGCCGTCGCGGAGGTCGCAGACGTGGCGAGTCGCCACGACGTGCCGGTGATCGCCGACGGTGGCATCCGGTACTCCGGCGACGCCATCAAGGCCATCGCGGCCGGCGCGGACGCGGTGATGCTCGGCTCCTACTTCGCCGGGACGGACGCGGCCCCGGGTCGCGTCATCACGATGAACGGGAAGAAGTACAAGCAGTACCGCGGGATGGGGTCGGTCGGCGCGATGCGCTCGGGCGGCGGCGACCGCTACCTGAAAGAGGAGAAGGACGACGAGGACTTCGTGCCGGAGGGCGTCGAGGCCGCGACCCCGTACAAGGGGACGCTCGCCTCCGAACTCCACCAACTGGTCGGCGGGATGAAGTCCGGGATGGGCTACGTCGGCGCGGAGACCCTGCCGGGGTTCAAACAGCGCGCGGAGTTCGTCCGCGTCTCCTCGGCCGGCCAGACCGAGGGTCACCCGCACGACGTGATGATCACCGACGAGGCACCGAACTACAGCCCGCAGAACGACTGATCGGCTAGTCGGAGTTCGGTTGCGACTCTTCGTTCTCCTCCGTCTCCGACTGCGACTCGCGGAGCGTCTCGACCTCGTCTTCTAACGACTCGACGCGGGACTGGAGTTCGTCGGGTTCGGCGAGTTGCCTGACGAAGTGCAGGACGACGAGAGCCACGATGACCGAGAGCAAGACACCGACGAGGAGTAGCGGGACGAGCCACGCCGTCTCGGGCGGGAGTTGCATCGGGAGGGGCACGGGACGGGTGTGGACCCGGCTCGGAGTTTGACGTTTTGGTTCGGGACGGTGTTCTCGTTGAACGTGGATGCGACTGTGGTCGGAGCCTCCCCGTGACACTGCTGCTCGGTGGTAAGACCGCGACTGCGACGGCAACAGTGACCGCGACAGCAACAGCAACCGCGACAGCACCGCACCTCGTCCTCCCCAGCCTCGGGGACCTCTCCGCACCGCCCGGTCCCCT of the Salinirubrum litoreum genome contains:
- a CDS encoding FAD-dependent oxidoreductase, whose translation is MTPEHDVVVVGGGPAGCAVGVFTARAGLDTLLFDRGRSSIARCAHLENYLGFPAGVDAETFAELCHDHAETAGCVIEPNLVESVERVDAPAETGEAADTEEPHFRVRPQSGDPVTASRVVTATRYDADYLRDLDAAADLFTDPSDDAQLRDDCAAHDGTTPVDGLYVVSPSPEDTQAMIAAGRGARVGRRVVADARIDDGWWEAVATERVDWTRRTAELDAEWADRARWVEWFDDHHADAPVDTDSERYRRVRARAIAEARDSYIDTNEETTRAEDGQARLAEHLDPAAAVDGIGADRLLDAMDDAAIRAYLDRETVVGD
- a CDS encoding ABC transporter substrate-binding protein, coding for MAGARDGSDGPTRRDYLQYAGALGVGALLAGCTGEGDTPATESDATDTATPSETATATPEAESYSVSIEPVGEVTFDSVPETWVANNGSWADMGIALGLEPPKAVWLTNRYHTQYYDAIPDLSVDTSDMVSLYQDGVSKELFYELNADVHVMDPNFLQNRFKGWAESDVAEVEDRIGPLFGNCIYAQHYPWHEDYRYYSLYEGFEKLSRVFDRHDRYEAFESIHDDFQSNLAPVVPGSADRPDVAVLWGVGDEPEEFYPYIVGEGTGFKHLRDLGVRDALASTDIKDFHGSRAAIDLETLLEVDPPVLLLRGYESKSESEFRDSVVSFLEEHPTASDLTAVQNGDVYRAGGLYQGPITNMVLTERTAEQLYDFEGELFDRERVVEVVNGEL
- a CDS encoding pyridoxamine 5'-phosphate oxidase family protein gives rise to the protein MEHVEYVYTFGMDEAELADYLRSRTTGVLSLADAGDAYAVPVGYHFDGERLLIRLGVHDDSEKLDYLDSTDRATFVVYDTTEDDRSWSVLARGTVHELPDATQDDFSDAVVNDLYDPLRVFGEDVDDLAATIYEFRIEELTGRRTGEAE
- a CDS encoding DUF5794 domain-containing protein, encoding MSVSQHPIALRLERQVGGATKLLATVMALPLVDGIFPAMILAGAVATWTGVVEVGLLIFGGSATVAVILADMEGTRREQVTAVLTLGLFLIPLAAVEAALAPTLDQVIDTQLFHRFAGLVILSIAAKTASAEIGEYLPRPGIIIGLGLVAALQMPSSALVFEPEAMQVVRGAAAAGVGVGFALLVALLGPRLRGAVDLDLFRFGSAVALGVLALSVSGVWHPDAPVALGVMGVTALFALDRGVADGSEEVPQSTDDVPVSDVPSPEPTGVDPEAPEYGPVRPEADAMADGGDDESDETGYGYPGEDESRAPWL
- the guaB gene encoding IMP dehydrogenase translates to MANDVPERDPFSEKLRVPEALTFDDVLLRPMESRVEPDDADVSTRVSKGVELTIPILSAAMDTVTEAEMAIGMAREGGLGVLHRNMPVDVMEAQIRQVKRADELVIQREDVVTASPAQTVREVDEMMEREGVSGAPVVADDDTVLGIISGTDIRPYLEVGDRDEVREAMTDEVITAGQDVTAREALELMYDYKIERVPIVDDEDRLVGLVTMQGILQRREHEDAARDDAGRLRAGVAVGPFEDERAVAADEAGADVLFIDCAHAHNLNVIDSARAIAESVEADVVVGNVGTSEAAEACVDFADGLKVGIGPGSICTTRVVSGAGMPQITAVAEVADVASRHDVPVIADGGIRYSGDAIKAIAAGADAVMLGSYFAGTDAAPGRVITMNGKKYKQYRGMGSVGAMRSGGGDRYLKEEKDDEDFVPEGVEAATPYKGTLASELHQLVGGMKSGMGYVGAETLPGFKQRAEFVRVSSAGQTEGHPHDVMITDEAPNYSPQND